The genomic window ACCGGATTCACGTAGGTCAGAAAGTTGCGGACGTTTATCGTCACGCTGTTCGACTTGCCGTGAAAGCTGGGCGAGGGCGAGGACAGGAATGTCGAGCTCTTTGGCAAGGGCTTTCAGTCCCTGCGTAATCATCGAAACCTCTTGCACGCGGTTCGCTTGGTTGTTCATGGCGTTTCCGCCCGTCAAGAGCTGCAAATAGTCCACCACAATCATGTCGAGGCCCACCATGCGCTTCAAACGTCTGGCTCGTGCGGAGAGGGCTCCAATCGAAATGCCGCCCGTATCATCAATATGAAGAGGGATGCGGCTGATTTCATCGGCGCTATCACGGATGTGTTCATATTGTTCTGTGTTAATGTCGCCCCGCCGAATACGATGGGAGGGCACGCCAGAATGTTCCGCCAGCAAACGTGTGGCAAGCTGCTCTGATGACATTTCGAGAGAGAAAAACCCCACGACGCCGCCATCAACGGTTTTTTCTACGCCGTTTTCATCACGTTCGCGTCGAAACTTTTTTGCAATATTAAAAGCAATATTGGTCGCGAGAGAGGTCTTACCCATGGAAGGCCGCCCTGCCAGAATAATAAGGTCAGAACGATGCATGCCGCCAAGTTGTCTATCAAGATCCACCAACCCCGTAGACGTCCCCGAAAGATTGCCGTCACGTGAAAAAGCGGCGCTCGCCATTTCAATGGAGTGGATGAGGGCGGTTTCAAAAGAAACAAATCCACTTTGCGTTCCGCCAATCTCGGCCAGATTAAAGAGCTGACTCTCGGCTTGAGTGATTTGTTGCCGGGCATCCATATCGCTATCAGGATCTTTGGCGCCATTTTTAATCTCTTCCCCAAGGCGAATGAGTTCGCGGCGCATAGCCAGATCAAAAATCAGCTTGGCATATTCGGGGGCTGTAACGCCGGGCGGCGCTGAGTCGAGCAAAAGGGCTAGATATTCCACGCCGCCAATATCAATCAGCGTTTCATCTTGGCTGAAACGGTTTTTAAGAACAATCGCGTCAGCGAGTTTGCCGTGTTCGATCAAGACAGAGATAGAGTCGAATATGCGGACATGGATAGGGTTGTAAAAGTGCTTTGCTTGCACAATCCCGCTTACGCGGTGGTAAACCTCATTATCATAGAGAAGCGCGCCCAATAGAGCTTGCTCCGCCTCTGCGGAATGAGGCGTCGTGTCAAGAACCCCCTCAGATGATGGGCCGACGTCATTATCAGATGTAAATACCATGCCGTATTCCTAGTCTGATTCTTGCGGAAGAATATCCGAACAGATACAGAACAAAGCCCCCTATAGCAAATGAGTTATACAGGGGGATAAATAATGGGGATAACGGGGATAAGTTTTTAAGGCTAGCCCTCGCGGCGGCTTAAAAAGGCCAGACGTTCAAATAAATGCACGTCCTGTTCGTTTTTCAAAAGGGCTCCATGCAAAGGCGGTATCATTTTGTTTTTGTCCGTCTCGCGCAAGGTTTCTGGGTCTATGTCTTCGACCAAGAGGAGCTTAAGCCAGTCGAGTAATTCGCTCGTACTGGGTTTCTTTTTCAGCCCAGGCATTTCCCGCACTTCGAAAAAGCGCTTTAAGGCGGCAGAAAGCAATCGCGTTTTAATATCGGGGAAGTGAACCTGGACAATTTGCTTCATGGTTTCAGCATCAGGAAATTGGATGTAATGGAAAAAACAGCGGCGCAAAAACGCGTCCGGCAAATCTTTTTCATTGTTCGACGTGATAATAATGATTGGGCGCTGCTTAGCGGTAATGGTCTCACCCGTCTCGTAAACATGAAAGCTCATCTTATCGAGTTCATGCAATAGGTCGTTCGGAAATTCGATATCCGCTTTATCAATCTCGTCAATCAACAGAATAGGGCGCTGCTCTGAGGCAAAAGCATTCCAAACTTGGCCGCGCTTGATATAGTTTTGAATGTCATGCACGCGGTCATCACCCAATTGAGAATCGCGAAGGCGGGCCACGGCATCATATTCATACAAACCTTGCTGCGCTTTGGTGGTGGATTTGATGTTCCACTCTAGTAGCGGTGTGCCGAGGGCTTGCGCGATTTCATGCGCCAAAACAGTCTTACCTGTGCCGGGTTCCCCCTTAATAAGGAGAGGGCGTTCTAGTGTAATCGCAGCATTGACTGCCATTTTCAGATCTTGCGTTGCCACATAGTTTTTAGTGCCGTCAAATTTCATAGTCGCCTCTTCTCTTTCGCGTGTTGTAACGCGGATTTACCGTGGGGCAAGTCCTCACCTTTATGTGAGCAAAACTTCTGTATTGTGTGATTGCGAATCTGAATGACTCGGTATATGTGGCGTCTAAATTGTCACGGGCAATTTACGAATTTCCCGTTCTGGCGATTTATCATGTTTGTTCAGGATTGACGCCGGGGAGTGCGAAATGACGAAGAAAACTGTAAAATTACCTGCCAATTATATGCCGTCTGATGACGAGGAATTCATGAATCCTCTTCAACAAGAATATTTCCGCCAAAAATTATTGGCGTGGAAGGCTGATATTGTCGCGGAAACACGAAACACGGTGGAATATTTGAAAGGCGAAAATGTCTCTCATCCTGACCCAGCGGATACCGCAGCGGCCAATGCCGACCGTCAATTAGAACTGCGCACCAAAGATCGCTTGCGAAAGCTCGTCAATAAAATCGACAAAGCGCTCCGCCGTATCGAAAATGGCACATATGGCTATTGCGAAGAAACGGGCGATCCCATCCGCCTGAAACGTCTTGATGCTCGCCCTATCGCTACATTATCGATTGAGGCCCAAGAAATGCACGAGCGCGGCGAACGCCTCCAAGCGGGATAATTTTCGCCGCTTTGCGTATGAATATAGACCCGCCCAATGGCGGGTTTTTTTGTGGCTTAGAAGACGTGAGGCGAAGCCTAAAAATCGATCCCGTGAATCGATTTTAGTCGGATAAGGCCACGGCAGTGGTATAGCGGGCCTCATAATTAATATTAATCTGTTACTATCACGCAACGCCATTGATTTTTATTTTGTTCACTGCAACTATTTCGCGAACATCATTGTGAGGAAAGATTGTGGACCCCAAAAAAATTGATATTAGTGGCTTACTGTCTAGCAAGAGACGTATTCAATTTTTTGTTCCGCGCTACCAACGAGGTTATGATTGGAAGGGAGGGGATCAAGTCGCTAAACTTTTTGAAGATATTCAAGAGTGTATTAAATCTGAAAATAATAATCTATATTTAGGCACTATGATATTCGATGTATCGAATGAAAAAGATGGGCGAATTGAAATAATTGATGGTCAGCAGAGATTAACAACACTCATTATTTCTCTCATCGCCTGTAGAAACTTTATCAAAAACAATTCTGGTCATCCCAGCTTCAATGGCAAAGAGTCTAAACTCTTAATTGGAGTAAACTCACATATTTCTACCTCAAACGCACTAGGGGATGACAACAAACTACAGCTTATTGCCTCCGACACAATCAAACAGGTCTTTAACGCAATTTGTGATGAAGATTGGGATGGTAATTTTAAATTTGATATTAAACTCCCTAAAAACAATAGACATACCCTAAGAAAGCAAATCAATAAAATCAGACCCGTCTACAACGAAGCCATGCGAAGCATAGTAGAGTTTTGCGGCAAGTCTAACCCGGGGAAAATCAGAGATCTTCTAGAACAAATCTACCTACAAACTTATATTATAAAAATCGATATTACCGATAAATCTGAGGCTTTCGAAATATTTGAAAGAACAAACGCTCGAGGGAAAGACCTTGAAGTAGCAGACCTCTTAAAGAACTACATATTTCTATCTAAACAACACCAATCCGAAGAGATCGCAGAGAGATGGGATATTATTGCAGAGTTTGCAGGCTCCTCAATGCTAAGAATGCTCAAATTTTTTTATGTCTCCAGAAAAGGAAGCTCCTCGACTAGGGACTTATATAAGAAGATCACAAAGTATGCGCGTGATTTTGATGAGATGGATGAGTTTCTTGATGAACTAGAAGAATTCGCTAGTTTTTATTATTCCTTCTACTCTAATAACAAAAATGACTTCTCAGCAATGCTTCATGAAGAGTATAATTTCAATAAAACAGAAACTGTTGAAATTGAGATATGGAGAACTGTTGGGGCTTTAAGGTACTTTGGAATAAATCAAACCACACCTCTGATTTTCTCAGCTCTTAAATGTTTTTACAGGTCAGATGCTAAGTACAGAGAGTTCTTATCTTTTCTTAGGTTTCTGGAAGGCTACCATTTCATAAACAATAAAGTATGTAGTAGAATTGGTAATGAAGTTGAAAAGCCATACGCGCGTTTCAGTAAAGAGTTTTACAATAGTGAGAGTTTTACTGAAACTTTTTCAAAATTTATAGATGAG from Litorimonas taeanensis includes these protein-coding regions:
- a CDS encoding AAA family ATPase, with protein sequence MKFDGTKNYVATQDLKMAVNAAITLERPLLIKGEPGTGKTVLAHEIAQALGTPLLEWNIKSTTKAQQGLYEYDAVARLRDSQLGDDRVHDIQNYIKRGQVWNAFASEQRPILLIDEIDKADIEFPNDLLHELDKMSFHVYETGETITAKQRPIIIITSNNEKDLPDAFLRRCFFHYIQFPDAETMKQIVQVHFPDIKTRLLSAALKRFFEVREMPGLKKKPSTSELLDWLKLLLVEDIDPETLRETDKNKMIPPLHGALLKNEQDVHLFERLAFLSRREG
- the dksA gene encoding RNA polymerase-binding protein DksA, with protein sequence MTKKTVKLPANYMPSDDEEFMNPLQQEYFRQKLLAWKADIVAETRNTVEYLKGENVSHPDPADTAAANADRQLELRTKDRLRKLVNKIDKALRRIENGTYGYCEETGDPIRLKRLDARPIATLSIEAQEMHERGERLQAG
- a CDS encoding replicative DNA helicase yields the protein MVFTSDNDVGPSSEGVLDTTPHSAEAEQALLGALLYDNEVYHRVSGIVQAKHFYNPIHVRIFDSISVLIEHGKLADAIVLKNRFSQDETLIDIGGVEYLALLLDSAPPGVTAPEYAKLIFDLAMRRELIRLGEEIKNGAKDPDSDMDARQQITQAESQLFNLAEIGGTQSGFVSFETALIHSIEMASAAFSRDGNLSGTSTGLVDLDRQLGGMHRSDLIILAGRPSMGKTSLATNIAFNIAKKFRRERDENGVEKTVDGGVVGFFSLEMSSEQLATRLLAEHSGVPSHRIRRGDINTEQYEHIRDSADEISRIPLHIDDTGGISIGALSARARRLKRMVGLDMIVVDYLQLLTGGNAMNNQANRVQEVSMITQGLKALAKELDIPVLALAQLSRQVEQRDDKRPQLSDLRESGSIEQDADVVMFVFREEYYLARAEPSEGTDEHIQWQEEMEKLYGKAEVIIGKQRHGPIGTVKLSFNADLTKFGNLAPEEYEGAAF
- a CDS encoding DUF262 domain-containing protein is translated as MDPKKIDISGLLSSKRRIQFFVPRYQRGYDWKGGDQVAKLFEDIQECIKSENNNLYLGTMIFDVSNEKDGRIEIIDGQQRLTTLIISLIACRNFIKNNSGHPSFNGKESKLLIGVNSHISTSNALGDDNKLQLIASDTIKQVFNAICDEDWDGNFKFDIKLPKNNRHTLRKQINKIRPVYNEAMRSIVEFCGKSNPGKIRDLLEQIYLQTYIIKIDITDKSEAFEIFERTNARGKDLEVADLLKNYIFLSKQHQSEEIAERWDIIAEFAGSSMLRMLKFFYVSRKGSSSTRDLYKKITKYARDFDEMDEFLDELEEFASFYYSFYSNNKNDFSAMLHEEYNFNKTETVEIEIWRTVGALRYFGINQTTPLIFSALKCFYRSDAKYREFLSFLRFLEGYHFINNKVCSRIGNEVEKPYARFSKEFYNSESFTETFSKFIDEMKEQIASLSEFTEKFGEITYDGSDQPALIRYIFDRLLNEGVKDDRVQFFDYYALKNKKQSKYTVEHVLPQSRIKETTSSEASNYERIGNLFILSNQINSAIGDKPFDKKIEFLKNPQKVKKSKIKHVPDYVKDFIAKHENIESWNEDYVQKRVQTLAKDTYQMMKGRFQY